In Candidatus Poribacteria bacterium, a genomic segment contains:
- the dgoD gene encoding galactonate dehydratase, giving the protein MKITKLEAVLVRPRWCFLKVHTDEGITGYGEPILEGKAQTVAQAVRELEHHLIGQDPMRIQHHWQSMYRHSFYRGGPILMSAISGIEQALWDITGKYLGVPVYQLLGGACREKIRLYAHCGGATPLECAENAKALVEKGFTALKMGLGVAPLEIIDRPSTIDKVVERIGSVRDAVGKDVDLAVDFHGQTSPAMALKIVGAIEEFDLMFIEEPCLPENVDALATLARSISIPIATGERLFTKWGFREVLEKGAASILQPDLCHAGGIFECRVIAAMAETYYAGVAPHNPLGPISLAACIQLDACIPNFLIQEFTTLGEGYLKEPFTMRDGYIDLPRGAGLGVELDEEAIAEKIGHSWKSPMLFHEDGSVADW; this is encoded by the coding sequence GTGAAGATAACAAAGCTGGAGGCTGTCCTTGTCAGGCCGAGATGGTGTTTCCTGAAGGTTCACACGGACGAAGGGATCACCGGCTATGGAGAGCCCATCCTTGAAGGTAAGGCTCAAACGGTCGCTCAGGCCGTAAGGGAACTGGAACATCACCTGATAGGACAGGATCCGATGAGAATACAGCATCACTGGCAATCAATGTATCGACATTCCTTCTATCGAGGGGGACCGATATTGATGAGCGCGATAAGCGGGATAGAACAGGCGCTATGGGATATAACGGGTAAATATCTGGGTGTGCCGGTCTATCAGTTGCTGGGCGGGGCGTGTCGGGAGAAGATCAGACTCTACGCTCATTGTGGCGGAGCTACCCCGCTGGAATGCGCCGAGAACGCAAAAGCGCTTGTCGAAAAGGGTTTCACGGCCCTGAAGATGGGTTTAGGCGTCGCACCGCTTGAGATCATCGATAGACCCTCGACAATAGACAAGGTGGTTGAGAGGATCGGATCGGTCAGGGATGCTGTGGGCAAGGACGTGGATCTGGCCGTGGACTTTCACGGCCAAACCAGCCCCGCCATGGCCCTTAAGATCGTAGGGGCGATCGAGGAGTTCGATCTGATGTTCATAGAGGAACCCTGCCTGCCTGAGAACGTCGATGCGTTAGCGACATTAGCTCGATCGATCTCCATCCCGATCGCAACGGGGGAGAGGCTGTTCACGAAATGGGGTTTCAGGGAGGTTTTGGAGAAGGGGGCTGCCTCGATACTCCAACCCGACCTGTGTCATGCCGGAGGGATATTTGAGTGCAGAGTGATAGCGGCGATGGCCGAAACCTATTACGCCGGTGTGGCTCCTCACAACCCATTGGGTCCGATCTCGCTGGCGGCATGCATACAGCTCGATGCCTGCATACCGAACTTTCTGATCCAGGAGTTCACCACCCTCGGTGAGGGTTATCTCAAAGAGCCCTTCACGATGAGGGATGGATACATCGATCTGCCCCGCGGGGCGGGACTGGGTGTGGAGCTGGATGAGGAGGCCATCGCCGAGAAGATCGGGCATAGCTGGAAGAGCCCGATGCTGTTCCACGAGGACGGATCGGTAGCCGATTGGTGA
- the queD gene encoding 6-carboxytetrahydropterin synthase QueD: MFEVSVRGKFSAAHRLRGYEGKCSRIHGHNWYVEVHLQSEKLSETGMVIDFGELKGILGEVLDKLDHRFINGTPPFDRINPTSENMARWIFQQLKARISDLEGVRISKVIVQESEGVTASYWE; the protein is encoded by the coding sequence TTGTTTGAGGTATCCGTGAGGGGTAAGTTCTCCGCAGCACATAGATTAAGGGGATACGAGGGGAAATGCTCCCGAATACACGGGCACAACTGGTATGTCGAGGTGCATCTGCAGTCGGAAAAGCTCTCGGAGACGGGGATGGTGATCGACTTCGGTGAGCTGAAGGGAATTCTGGGCGAAGTCCTGGACAAGCTCGACCACAGATTTATAAACGGAACTCCTCCCTTCGATCGGATCAATCCCACCTCGGAGAACATGGCGAGATGGATATTCCAGCAGCTCAAGGCGAGGATATCCGATCTGGAAGGGGTTAGGATAAGCAAGGTCATCGTGCAGGAATCCGAAGGCGTTACAGCCTCTTACTGGGAATGA
- a CDS encoding sugar phosphate isomerase/epimerase: MEFAVCIWGLDKPEETAQDLSGQGVTAVESGPKFFIEKDEETIERAAQTFKEAGIRIFSVHAPFGEQENLSALDSNTRKNAIDVHRRLLEKIALVGAKVMIVHPGRHASGDDIPRMEEILPSSLEEVLKTAERTGVKLALENMLPEHPGYSSETVREIVEGINSPFLGVCFDTGHAHVNREGEIAAFDNLKDLIIAFHLQDNDSTRDMHLQPPYGTVNWDKLVPMIKELNFQDPMAVEAMPWGGASFGMLLKEIKALFGDGLVEVVLDGFKARAICPLCGRYMFRSGDGWFCGCGDH, translated from the coding sequence ATGGAATTCGCCGTGTGCATCTGGGGTCTTGATAAACCGGAGGAGACCGCCCAGGATCTTTCCGGACAAGGGGTAACCGCCGTGGAATCGGGTCCTAAATTCTTCATCGAGAAGGATGAGGAGACCATAGAGCGGGCCGCCCAAACGTTCAAGGAGGCCGGCATAAGGATATTCTCGGTTCATGCCCCCTTTGGGGAACAGGAGAACCTCTCCGCCCTTGACTCAAACACGCGAAAGAACGCCATAGACGTGCACAGGAGATTGCTCGAGAAGATCGCCCTCGTAGGCGCGAAAGTTATGATCGTTCACCCCGGAAGACACGCCTCCGGCGATGATATACCCAGGATGGAGGAGATACTGCCCTCAAGTCTGGAGGAGGTGCTGAAGACGGCTGAACGGACGGGCGTTAAGCTGGCCCTCGAAAATATGTTGCCGGAACATCCCGGGTATAGCAGCGAGACGGTGAGGGAGATCGTCGAGGGGATAAACTCCCCGTTCCTCGGCGTCTGTTTCGACACGGGACATGCCCACGTTAACAGGGAAGGCGAAATAGCCGCCTTCGATAACCTCAAAGATCTGATCATAGCCTTCCACCTCCAGGATAACGACTCCACACGTGACATGCATCTCCAGCCACCATATGGCACCGTGAACTGGGATAAACTTGTGCCGATGATAAAGGAACTCAACTTCCAGGATCCGATGGCGGTCGAAGCCATGCCCTGGGGAGGTGCGAGTTTCGGGATGTTGCTCAAGGAGATAAAGGCGCTGTTCGGGGACGGCCTCGTGGAGGTGGTGCTGGACGGTTTCAAAGCCAGGGCCATCTGTCCCCTGTGCGGTAGATATATGTTTAGATCCGGGGATGGATGGTTCTGCGGCTGCGGGGATCATTAG